One segment of Cetobacterium sp. NK01 DNA contains the following:
- a CDS encoding VanZ family protein: MLSSFALAVIIYLLFRSRKLFYYQIVEMMNLDPHVRSIRKIVWVYRKYIPNWVIYSLPDGLWLFSMGVSILHNRVFYKKAQNIFNIIFLIMVGIEIFQGIFGGHGTFIGTFDGADVICYTIGYIIASLLSYLNWKKNHKDQEVENEVEVLKNERKKILIIVIVFTILGFFPALVT, encoded by the coding sequence GTGTTGTCATCGTTTGCTTTAGCAGTGATAATATATTTGTTGTTTAGAAGTAGAAAACTTTTTTATTATCAAATAGTTGAAATGATGAATTTAGATCCCCATGTTAGGTCTATAAGAAAAATAGTATGGGTTTATAGAAAGTACATTCCAAATTGGGTAATATATTCATTGCCTGATGGCTTATGGTTATTTTCAATGGGAGTTTCTATTTTACACAATAGAGTTTTTTATAAAAAAGCTCAAAATATATTTAATATAATATTTCTTATCATGGTTGGAATAGAAATATTCCAAGGAATTTTTGGAGGACATGGAACTTTTATAGGGACATTTGATGGAGCTGATGTTATCTGCTATACAATAGGGTATATTATTGCGTCTCTTTTAAGCTATTTAAATTGGAAAAAAAATCATAAAGACCAAGAAGTAGAAAATGAAGTTGAAGTACTAAAAAATGAAAGAAAAAAAATCCTAATAATTGTAATTGTCTTTACAATATTAGGATTCTTTCCAGCACTAGTTACTTAA
- the mnmH gene encoding tRNA 2-selenouridine(34) synthase MnmH translates to MILVKYEDLLKEKNYTLIDVRTPKEFKEEPIPGAINIPLLLDEERIDVGTAYKQVSPEKAKELGVEAIAKRLPDIFREVQKHAKGRLAFYCARGGMRSGSMAALFEALGYTTWKLDGGYRAYRQYILDNVKTYNKDVKYIVLHGKTGIGKTKILQKLEKKGYSVLDLEKIANHKGSFFGGVCEKEEQSQKKFDSLIFDYFYKNKPDYVIAESESKRIGNVYVPEDVFQSLRAGIHLSLETPIKHRVEIIRDDYAGASIDELQACLDKVSRYIGKDKYQEYSNMLKENKIDELSEVLMIEYYDPLYQKSIDKYVYDSEIFYETLDEGVEKVVRYLNEKGIFGKEVTE, encoded by the coding sequence ATGATTTTAGTAAAATATGAAGATTTGTTGAAGGAGAAGAACTATACTTTAATAGATGTAAGAACTCCAAAAGAGTTTAAAGAGGAGCCTATTCCAGGGGCTATAAATATACCGTTACTTTTAGATGAAGAAAGAATAGATGTAGGAACTGCATATAAGCAAGTATCTCCAGAAAAGGCAAAGGAGTTAGGAGTAGAAGCTATTGCCAAAAGACTGCCAGATATATTTAGAGAAGTTCAGAAACATGCAAAGGGAAGATTGGCATTTTATTGTGCTCGTGGAGGTATGAGAAGTGGTTCAATGGCAGCTCTATTTGAAGCCTTAGGATATACAACTTGGAAGTTAGATGGAGGATATAGAGCATATAGACAGTATATACTAGATAATGTAAAAACTTATAATAAAGATGTAAAATATATTGTACTACACGGAAAAACAGGAATTGGGAAAACAAAGATTTTACAAAAGTTAGAGAAAAAAGGTTATTCTGTTTTAGATTTAGAGAAAATAGCAAATCATAAAGGTTCTTTTTTTGGAGGAGTTTGCGAGAAAGAGGAGCAGAGTCAAAAGAAATTTGATTCACTAATTTTTGATTATTTCTATAAAAATAAACCAGATTATGTTATAGCTGAAAGCGAAAGTAAAAGAATAGGAAATGTATATGTACCTGAAGATGTATTCCAATCTTTAAGAGCGGGAATTCATTTATCTTTAGAGACTCCTATAAAACATAGAGTAGAAATAATAAGAGATGATTATGCAGGAGCTAGTATAGATGAGCTTCAGGCTTGTCTGGATAAAGTTTCAAGATATATAGGAAAAGATAAATATCAAGAGTATTCAAATATGTTAAAGGAAAATAAGATAGATGAATTATCAGAAGTACTGATGATAGAGTATTACGATCCTCTTTATCAAAAAAGTATAGATAAGTACGTTTATGATTCAGAGATATTCTATGAGACTCTAGATGAGGGAGTTGAGAAAGTGGTGAGATATCTAAATGAGAAGGGTATTTTTGGAAAAGAGGTCACTGAATAA
- a CDS encoding xanthine phosphoribosyltransferase, with translation MKLLKEYIEKYGSVTDSSILKVDSFINHQIDPILMIEIGEELKKRFEGKNINKILTIEASGIAIGIAAAYAFKVPMVFAKKKKPSTMGDSYNANVHSFTKKTDYNITVSKEFLSPEDNILVVDDFLAMGNAIIGLKNIIEQAGANLQGVGIVIEKGFQPGGTILKEQGIHLESLAVIESLENNTITLK, from the coding sequence ATGAAATTATTAAAAGAATATATTGAAAAATACGGATCAGTTACTGATAGTTCAATTTTAAAAGTAGATAGCTTTATCAATCATCAAATTGACCCTATTTTAATGATAGAAATTGGTGAAGAGTTAAAAAAACGTTTTGAAGGAAAAAATATAAATAAAATTCTTACTATTGAAGCTTCTGGTATTGCTATAGGTATAGCTGCTGCATATGCATTTAAAGTTCCTATGGTTTTTGCAAAAAAGAAAAAACCATCTACAATGGGAGACTCGTACAATGCAAATGTACACTCATTTACAAAAAAAACTGATTACAATATAACTGTTTCTAAAGAATTTTTATCACCTGAAGATAATATTCTTGTTGTAGATGATTTTTTAGCTATGGGAAATGCTATTATTGGACTAAAAAATATAATTGAACAAGCTGGTGCTAATTTACAAGGAGTTGGAATCGTTATTGAAAAAGGATTCCAACCTGGAGGGACTATATTAAAAGAGCAAGGAATCCACCTTGAATCCCTTGCTGTTATTGAATCTTTAGAAAATAATACAATTACTTTAAAATAA